A single genomic interval of Gossypium raimondii isolate GPD5lz chromosome 11, ASM2569854v1, whole genome shotgun sequence harbors:
- the LOC105802972 gene encoding uncharacterized protein LOC105802972, translated as MVLVKNPDNNIASPETGTATHHSSSASYNDGDCTETPRFSEDFDSTCSTPYVSAPSSPGRGPTSGYFFSAPASPMHFILSSSPSPTYHLKSESLAISGQSDASSFEFEFSSRFSSNGSVTVGSMSSADELFLNGQIRPMKLSSHLQRPQNLAPLLDLDVEEDDDGLNKPEASRGRDLKLRSRSLHRKARSLSPLRNPEFQWEEEEEECIREERKEVSKLILEGLKETDVSKETTPSSSASSSRSSSSGRNSKKWIFLKDLLYRSKSEGRGNGKEKFWTSISFSSSKEKKIQMEHEKPPPLKRKQKENKQGAGKKVSSGKPANGVAKRRIPPSPHELHYTTNRAQAEEMKKRTYLPYRQGLFGCLSFSSKSYGALNGLARSLNPVSSR; from the coding sequence ATGGTTTTAGTTAAAAACCCCGACAATAATATTGCTAGTCCTGAAACCGGAACTGCAACGCACCACTCGTCTTCTGCTTCTTACAATGATGGCGACTGCACTGAAACGCCGCGTTTCAGTGAAGACTTCgattcaacctgctccactccCTACGTTAGTGCACCATCGAGCCCTGGCCGTGGTCCCACCTCGGGATACTTCTTTAGCGCGCCGGCTAGTCCCATGCACTTCATTCTGTCTTCATCTCCTTCCCCGACGTATCATCTTAAGTCAGAGTCCTTGGCGATATCGGGACAATCAGATGCTTCGTCTTTCGAGTTCGAGTTCTCGTCTCGCTTCTCTAGCAATGGGTCTGTAACCGTTGGATCAATGAGTTCGGCGGACGAGTTGTTCTTGAACGGCCAGATCAGGCCCATGAAGCTCTCTTCTCACTTGCAAAGACCTCAGAATCTAGCTCCTTTATTAGATCTAGACGTCGAGGAAGACGACGACGGTTTAAACAAGCCGGAAGCTTCACGAGGAAGGGATCTTAAACTGCGAAGCAGATCTCTTCACAGAAAGGCGAGATCTTTATCACCCCTTCGAAACCCGGAGTTCCAATgggaagaagaggaagaagagtGCATAAGAGAAGAGCGAAAAGAAGTTAGTAAGCTGATATTGGAAGGGTTGAAAGAAACCGACGTTTCAAAGGAAACGACGCCGTCCTCTTCTGCCTCTTCTTCACGATCTTCATCTTCGGGCAGAAACTCCAAGAAATGGATATTCCTGAAAGATCTTTTGTATAGGAGTAAAAGTGAAGGGAGAGGAAATGGAAAGGAAAAGTTTTGGActtccatttcattttcatcatcaaaagagaaaaagattcaAATGGAACATGAAAAGCCACCCCCTTTGAAACGTAAGCAAAAGGAAAACAAACAAGGAGCTGGTAAGAAAGTGAGTTCCGGGAAGCCAGCCAATGGGGTGGCAAAACGACGAATTCCTCCGTCGCCGCACGAGTTGCACTACACCACAAACAGGGCTCAAGCTGAGGAAATGAAGAAGAGGACTTACTTGCCTTACAGACAAGGATTATTTGGTTGCTTAAGCTTCAGCTCGAAAAGTTACGGTGCACTTAACGGACTCGCCAGAAGTTTGAATCCAGTCTCATCCAGGTAG
- the LOC105802976 gene encoding uncharacterized protein LOC105802976 isoform X3, with translation MKTDAIMASSLNGLTVGDPLPEYLLESPARSEGMFYPRDEMPCQYSPMSEDSDDSRFSETAMNTCFPHSDRLPTSPVSPYRYQRPLNAFYSTPSTSSYSLPGNVSAVTCSQPRKRGSDTEGQFPSSPSDICHSADLRRAALMRSVHMKTQPAGSSSLELQFGLGQENSLSIEAEERPCSFVKSLIGDSEYQTEECSSTSISEPEFSREKSCGVSNMDLKGDESRA, from the exons ATGAAGACAGATGCG ATAATGGCGTCTAGTTTGAATGGATTAACTGTTGGGGACCCACTGCCTGAATATCTCCTAGAATCTCCTGCTAGGTCTGAAGGCATGTTCTATCCCAG GGATGAAATGCCATGCCAATATTCACCAATGTCGGAAGATTCAGATGACTCGAGATTCTCTGAAACAGCAATGAACACTTGCTTCCCGCATTCTGATAGGCTGCCTACCAGTCCTGTTTCACCATATAGATATCAAAGACCACTGAATGCTTTCTACTCCACTCCTTCAACCAGTTCATATTCTTTACCTGGAAATGTCAGTGCTGTTACTTGTTCACAGCCTCGCAAAAGAGGCTCAGATACAGAGGGTCAATTTCCATCCTCACCAAGTGACATTTGCCACTCTGCTGACTTACGCAGAGCAGCACTCATGCGGTCTGTACATATGAAAACACAGCCAGCTGGTTCATCATCTTTAGAATTGCAATTTGGTTTAGGCCAAGAGAATTCGCTCAGTATTGAAGCTGAGGAACGGCCATGCTCATTTGTGAAGTCCTTAATCGGTGACAGTGAATATCAGACTGAAGAGTGTTCCTCAACGAGTATCTCAGAGCCTGAATTTAGTCGAGAGAAATCTTGTGGTGTGTCAAATATGGATTTGAAAGGGGATGAATCCAGGGCTTAG
- the LOC105802976 gene encoding uncharacterized protein LOC105802976 isoform X1 encodes MMGPESTSSSTPSPNGKRGRDPEDEVYLDNLRSHKRYLSEIMASSLNGLTVGDPLPEYLLESPARSEGMFYPRDEMPCQYSPMSEDSDDSRFSETAMNTCFPHSDRLPTSPVSPYRYQRPLNAFYSTPSTSSYSLPGNVSAVTCSQPRKRGSDTEGQFPSSPSDICHSADLRRAALMRSVHMKTQPAGSSSLELQFGLGQENSLSIEAEERPCSFVKSLIGDSEYQTEECSSTSISEPEFSREKSCGVSNMDLKGDESRA; translated from the exons ATGATGGGTCCTGAATCAACATCATCGTCGACGCCATCCCCAAATGGGAAACGAGGCAGAGACCCCGAAGATGAGGTTTACCTCGACAATCTCCGTTCTCACAAGCGTTACCTCAGTGag ATAATGGCGTCTAGTTTGAATGGATTAACTGTTGGGGACCCACTGCCTGAATATCTCCTAGAATCTCCTGCTAGGTCTGAAGGCATGTTCTATCCCAG GGATGAAATGCCATGCCAATATTCACCAATGTCGGAAGATTCAGATGACTCGAGATTCTCTGAAACAGCAATGAACACTTGCTTCCCGCATTCTGATAGGCTGCCTACCAGTCCTGTTTCACCATATAGATATCAAAGACCACTGAATGCTTTCTACTCCACTCCTTCAACCAGTTCATATTCTTTACCTGGAAATGTCAGTGCTGTTACTTGTTCACAGCCTCGCAAAAGAGGCTCAGATACAGAGGGTCAATTTCCATCCTCACCAAGTGACATTTGCCACTCTGCTGACTTACGCAGAGCAGCACTCATGCGGTCTGTACATATGAAAACACAGCCAGCTGGTTCATCATCTTTAGAATTGCAATTTGGTTTAGGCCAAGAGAATTCGCTCAGTATTGAAGCTGAGGAACGGCCATGCTCATTTGTGAAGTCCTTAATCGGTGACAGTGAATATCAGACTGAAGAGTGTTCCTCAACGAGTATCTCAGAGCCTGAATTTAGTCGAGAGAAATCTTGTGGTGTGTCAAATATGGATTTGAAAGGGGATGAATCCAGGGCTTAG
- the LOC105802976 gene encoding uncharacterized protein LOC105802976 isoform X2 has translation MGNEAETPKMRFTSTISVLTSVTSIMASSLNGLTVGDPLPEYLLESPARSEGMFYPRDEMPCQYSPMSEDSDDSRFSETAMNTCFPHSDRLPTSPVSPYRYQRPLNAFYSTPSTSSYSLPGNVSAVTCSQPRKRGSDTEGQFPSSPSDICHSADLRRAALMRSVHMKTQPAGSSSLELQFGLGQENSLSIEAEERPCSFVKSLIGDSEYQTEECSSTSISEPEFSREKSCGVSNMDLKGDESRA, from the exons ATGGGAAACGAGGCAGAGACCCCGAAGATGAGGTTTACCTCGACAATCTCCGTTCTCACAAGCGTTACCTCA ATAATGGCGTCTAGTTTGAATGGATTAACTGTTGGGGACCCACTGCCTGAATATCTCCTAGAATCTCCTGCTAGGTCTGAAGGCATGTTCTATCCCAG GGATGAAATGCCATGCCAATATTCACCAATGTCGGAAGATTCAGATGACTCGAGATTCTCTGAAACAGCAATGAACACTTGCTTCCCGCATTCTGATAGGCTGCCTACCAGTCCTGTTTCACCATATAGATATCAAAGACCACTGAATGCTTTCTACTCCACTCCTTCAACCAGTTCATATTCTTTACCTGGAAATGTCAGTGCTGTTACTTGTTCACAGCCTCGCAAAAGAGGCTCAGATACAGAGGGTCAATTTCCATCCTCACCAAGTGACATTTGCCACTCTGCTGACTTACGCAGAGCAGCACTCATGCGGTCTGTACATATGAAAACACAGCCAGCTGGTTCATCATCTTTAGAATTGCAATTTGGTTTAGGCCAAGAGAATTCGCTCAGTATTGAAGCTGAGGAACGGCCATGCTCATTTGTGAAGTCCTTAATCGGTGACAGTGAATATCAGACTGAAGAGTGTTCCTCAACGAGTATCTCAGAGCCTGAATTTAGTCGAGAGAAATCTTGTGGTGTGTCAAATATGGATTTGAAAGGGGATGAATCCAGGGCTTAG